Proteins from one Pseudarthrobacter sp. BIM B-2242 genomic window:
- a CDS encoding histidine phosphatase family protein yields the protein MAAGWSRVENSGLTQAVREAGAVELILVRHGESEGNVAATQASRAGADVIEVPARDADVTLSRTGQDQSLALGRALASIPEELRPDAVVSSPYRRAFQTAEIAVETAGWPVKVRTDERLRDRELGILDMLTRQGVDRRHPDEAERRLWLGKFYYRPPGGESWADVVLRLRSVLAELNNLGSGHRVMLVCHDALILLARYVLEGMTEAEVLDLAAGTSVLNASLTRYVRPEGQGPWALESFNVADHLIAEGVEVTEHAGDANVHPR from the coding sequence GGAGCTCATCCTGGTGCGGCACGGCGAAAGCGAAGGCAACGTGGCGGCAACCCAGGCCAGCCGGGCCGGGGCGGACGTGATCGAGGTACCTGCCCGGGACGCCGACGTCACACTGTCCCGGACCGGGCAGGACCAGTCGCTCGCCCTGGGCAGAGCATTGGCATCCATCCCGGAGGAGTTGAGGCCCGACGCCGTGGTGTCCTCCCCCTACCGTCGGGCATTCCAGACGGCGGAGATCGCCGTGGAAACCGCCGGCTGGCCGGTCAAGGTCCGCACTGACGAGCGCCTCCGCGACCGTGAACTCGGCATCCTGGACATGCTTACCCGTCAAGGCGTGGACCGGCGGCATCCCGACGAGGCCGAACGCCGGCTGTGGCTGGGCAAGTTCTACTACCGGCCGCCCGGCGGGGAGTCCTGGGCGGATGTTGTGCTGCGGCTGCGCTCCGTGCTCGCCGAACTGAACAACCTGGGCAGCGGACACCGCGTGATGCTGGTCTGCCACGATGCCCTGATCCTGTTGGCACGGTACGTCCTGGAAGGGATGACCGAAGCGGAAGTCCTGGACCTGGCCGCCGGCACGTCCGTCCTGAACGCCTCCCTAACCCGCTACGTGCGCCCCGAAGGACAGGGGCCGTGGGCGCTGGAAAGCTTCAACGTGGCGGACCACCTCATCGCCGAGGGCGTGGAGGTTACCGAACACGCCGGGGATGCCAATGTCCACCCGCGGTAG
- a CDS encoding NAD(P)H-hydrate dehydratase, translating to MSTRGSADGANGTRSGGTGSGGTGSGGGGSGGTGSGGTGSGGESADASRATPVTPSLLRGWPLPAAGEDKYSRGTVLVIGGARATPGAALLAGTAALRAGAGKITMAVSESVAMQLAVSFPESGVIGLPETRNGSVRGTGLEAIASELEGADALLIGPGLDDLDRSEELLRQLLESDSDGGSGTGGATIILDAFALGCLPRLGDALQPWMGRLILTPNPQEAEILLEREADQLESAVCDIARKYQAVVSCQGFIARPPGGEAPEGPELWAITTGYGGLGTSGSGDVLAGAIAGLRARGASDAQAACWGTHLHAAAADRLASRLGPLGFLARELADELPALMVELAT from the coding sequence ATGTCCACCCGCGGTAGTGCAGACGGAGCCAACGGGACGCGCTCCGGCGGCACTGGCTCCGGCGGGACGGGCTCGGGCGGCGGGGGCTCGGGCGGGACGGGCTCCGGCGGGACGGGCTCTGGCGGAGAGTCCGCCGACGCTTCACGGGCGACGCCGGTCACCCCGTCGTTGCTGCGCGGCTGGCCGCTGCCGGCCGCCGGGGAGGACAAATACTCCCGCGGCACGGTGCTGGTGATCGGCGGCGCCCGCGCCACGCCCGGCGCCGCGCTGCTGGCCGGCACCGCCGCGCTCCGGGCGGGGGCCGGAAAAATCACCATGGCAGTCTCCGAATCGGTGGCCATGCAGCTGGCCGTCAGCTTCCCCGAGTCCGGCGTCATAGGCCTTCCCGAAACCCGGAACGGCTCCGTCCGGGGCACAGGGCTGGAAGCCATCGCTTCGGAGCTCGAGGGTGCGGACGCCTTGCTGATCGGGCCCGGGCTTGACGATCTGGACCGCAGCGAAGAGCTGCTTCGGCAACTGCTGGAAAGCGATTCCGACGGCGGATCGGGCACCGGAGGTGCCACCATCATTCTGGACGCCTTCGCGCTGGGCTGCCTGCCCAGGCTGGGGGACGCACTGCAACCATGGATGGGGCGGCTGATCCTTACCCCCAATCCACAGGAGGCGGAGATCCTGCTGGAACGCGAGGCGGACCAGCTGGAATCCGCCGTGTGCGACATCGCACGCAAGTATCAGGCCGTGGTGAGCTGCCAGGGCTTCATCGCACGCCCGCCCGGCGGGGAAGCGCCGGAAGGCCCGGAGCTCTGGGCGATCACCACCGGCTACGGAGGGCTGGGCACATCCGGCAGCGGGGACGTTTTGGCCGGCGCCATCGCGGGACTTCGCGCGCGGGGCGCCAGTGATGCCCAGGCCGCGTGCTGGGGAACCCATCTCCACGCCGCCGCCGCCGACAGACTCGCCAGCAGGCTGGGCCCTCTGGGGTTCCTGGCCCGCGAGCTTGCGGACGAACTGCCCGCGCTCATGGTGGAACTGGCAACGTGA
- a CDS encoding Hsp20/alpha crystallin family protein, with protein sequence MLMRTDPFRELDRLAQQVLGTTAHPAAMPMDAWREDQEFVVAFDLPGVNLDSVDLDIERNVLTVKAQRPDPAGKDIELIASERPRGTFSRQLILGDTLDADNVKATYDGGVLTLRIPVAEKAKPRKIEIETREAQHKISA encoded by the coding sequence ATGCTGATGCGAACCGATCCGTTCCGCGAACTGGACAGGCTGGCCCAGCAGGTTCTCGGAACCACCGCGCACCCTGCGGCGATGCCCATGGATGCGTGGCGGGAGGACCAGGAATTCGTCGTGGCTTTTGATTTGCCCGGGGTGAACCTCGATTCGGTTGACCTCGATATCGAGCGGAACGTGCTCACGGTCAAGGCCCAGCGGCCGGATCCGGCAGGCAAGGACATTGAGCTGATCGCCTCCGAGCGTCCGAGGGGAACCTTTAGCCGGCAGCTGATCCTCGGTGACACGCTGGACGCGGACAACGTCAAGGCAACGTACGACGGCGGTGTCCTGACGTTGCGGATACCTGTCGCCGAGAAGGCCAAGCCGCGCAAGATCGAGATCGAGACCAGGGAAGCGCAACACAAGATTTCCGCATAG
- a CDS encoding DUF4383 domain-containing protein, producing the protein MTTNTSATRTNLQKAALAMGAVFLLVGVLGFIPGITTNYGSLGFAGHGSEALLLGIFQVSVLHNIVHLLYGAAGIALARTHGQAKLYLLYGGVVYLVLWLYGLLIGHDTPANFVPVNTADNWLHLVLGLVMIGLAVLLARNTAPARATVRGAGR; encoded by the coding sequence ATGACCACCAACACCAGCGCAACCAGGACGAACCTCCAGAAGGCAGCCCTTGCGATGGGAGCAGTCTTCCTACTGGTGGGCGTTCTGGGCTTTATCCCCGGCATCACCACAAACTATGGGTCGCTGGGCTTCGCCGGGCATGGCTCGGAAGCCCTCCTCCTGGGGATCTTCCAGGTCTCCGTCCTGCACAACATCGTGCACTTGCTCTACGGGGCGGCCGGCATCGCGCTGGCGCGCACCCACGGCCAGGCCAAGCTGTACCTTCTCTATGGTGGCGTGGTCTACCTGGTCCTCTGGCTCTACGGACTGCTGATCGGCCACGACACACCGGCCAACTTCGTTCCGGTTAACACCGCGGACAACTGGCTGCATCTGGTCCTTGGCCTCGTCATGATCGGACTTGCCGTACTCCTTGCCAGGAACACGGCCCCGGCCCGGGCTACTGTCCGCGGCGCAGGACGCTAA
- a CDS encoding S9 family peptidase encodes MTQTPLQDSASSSPASAGPQSPPAPPQAKKVRHERTHHGDTFVDNYEWLREKESDEVVDHLKAENAYQEAVTAHQEPLREAIFQEIKGRTQETDLSVPNRKDGWWYFSRSVEGKEYGIQCRVRAQDTGNPVADWTPPAVEAGVEIPGEEVLLDGNVEAEGKPFFSVGGSAVTVDGNLYAYAVDNAGDERFTLHIKDLRTGELLPDVIENIFYGVSFSPDGTRIFYTVVDESWRPYQVKSHVLGTPVADDEVIYQEDDAAMWLGFELSSDRRHLVLGIGCSEYSETRLLRFDDPTAELTTVISRNERVLYEAEPFLLAGPDGEKSERILITHNRNAVNSMVSLVDPAELIKPLAGQHWSTVVEHSDDVRVNGAGVTSTHLIVSVRKDTIERVQVMGLSGLGTPTPKPPVEPEFDEELYTAGVGGSDYEAPVIRLGYTSYFTPSRVYDFVLPTPAQPAGELLLRKESPVLGGYSASDYVATREWADAADGTRIPLSVLRHKSVKQDSTAAGLVYGYGSYELSMDPGFGIARLSLLDRGVVFVIAHIRGGGELGRHWYEDGKKLAKKNTFTDFVDATDWLAGSGWVDPSRIAALGGSAGGLLMGAVANLAPEKYAAIVAQVPFVDPLTSILDPELPLSALEWEEWGNPITDPAVYAYMKSYTPYENVRSVAYPKIAAVTSFNDTRVLYVEPAKWVQALRSTTTGTEPIVMKIEMDGGHGGASGRYVQWRERAWDYAFIADSLGATELLPGAGLK; translated from the coding sequence ATGACCCAGACGCCGTTGCAGGATTCCGCCAGCTCCTCCCCCGCTTCCGCAGGGCCGCAGTCGCCGCCCGCGCCGCCGCAGGCCAAAAAGGTCCGGCATGAGCGGACCCACCACGGCGACACCTTCGTGGACAATTACGAGTGGCTGCGCGAGAAGGAATCGGACGAGGTGGTGGACCACCTGAAGGCCGAAAACGCCTACCAGGAGGCGGTCACCGCGCACCAGGAGCCGCTCCGCGAGGCCATCTTCCAGGAGATCAAGGGCCGAACGCAGGAGACAGACCTGTCTGTCCCGAACCGGAAGGACGGCTGGTGGTACTTCAGCCGCTCGGTGGAGGGCAAGGAGTACGGTATCCAGTGCCGCGTCCGCGCCCAGGACACCGGCAACCCCGTGGCCGACTGGACTCCCCCGGCGGTGGAGGCCGGCGTCGAGATCCCGGGCGAGGAAGTGCTGCTGGACGGCAACGTTGAGGCCGAAGGCAAACCCTTCTTTTCCGTGGGCGGTTCCGCCGTCACCGTGGACGGAAACCTCTACGCCTACGCCGTGGATAACGCCGGCGACGAACGCTTCACCCTGCACATCAAGGACCTGCGCACGGGTGAGCTGCTGCCGGACGTCATCGAGAACATCTTCTACGGCGTCAGCTTCTCCCCCGACGGCACCCGCATCTTCTACACCGTGGTGGACGAGTCGTGGCGTCCCTACCAGGTCAAATCGCACGTCCTGGGCACGCCCGTCGCCGACGATGAGGTGATTTACCAGGAGGACGACGCCGCCATGTGGCTGGGCTTTGAGCTCTCCTCTGACAGGCGTCACCTCGTGCTGGGGATCGGCTGCTCCGAGTACAGCGAAACGCGGCTGCTCCGCTTTGATGACCCGACGGCGGAGCTCACCACCGTCATTTCCCGCAACGAGCGCGTCCTCTACGAGGCGGAGCCGTTCCTCCTCGCGGGCCCTGACGGCGAAAAGTCCGAGCGGATCCTCATCACGCACAACCGGAACGCCGTGAACTCCATGGTCTCCCTGGTTGACCCGGCCGAGCTCATCAAGCCGCTGGCCGGGCAGCACTGGAGCACCGTCGTCGAGCATTCCGACGACGTCCGCGTCAACGGTGCCGGCGTGACCTCCACGCACCTGATCGTCTCCGTCCGGAAGGACACCATCGAGCGGGTCCAGGTGATGGGGCTGTCCGGCCTGGGGACACCCACCCCGAAGCCACCCGTGGAGCCGGAGTTCGACGAGGAGCTGTACACGGCGGGCGTCGGCGGTTCGGACTATGAGGCGCCGGTGATCCGGCTGGGCTACACGTCCTACTTCACGCCGTCGCGCGTGTACGACTTTGTGCTGCCCACCCCGGCGCAGCCCGCCGGCGAGCTGCTGCTCCGCAAGGAAAGCCCGGTGCTCGGCGGCTACTCCGCCAGCGACTATGTGGCCACCCGGGAATGGGCGGACGCCGCGGACGGCACACGCATCCCCCTCTCCGTGCTGCGGCACAAGAGCGTCAAGCAGGACTCGACGGCGGCGGGCCTGGTGTACGGGTACGGCTCCTACGAGCTGAGCATGGACCCCGGTTTCGGCATCGCGCGGCTGTCCCTGCTGGACCGCGGCGTGGTGTTTGTGATTGCGCACATCCGCGGCGGCGGCGAGCTGGGCCGGCACTGGTACGAGGACGGCAAGAAGCTGGCCAAGAAGAACACCTTCACCGACTTTGTGGACGCCACGGACTGGCTTGCGGGATCCGGCTGGGTTGATCCGTCCCGGATCGCCGCACTGGGCGGGTCCGCCGGCGGGCTGCTCATGGGCGCGGTGGCCAACCTGGCGCCGGAAAAGTACGCGGCGATCGTGGCTCAGGTCCCGTTCGTGGACCCGCTGACGAGCATCCTTGACCCGGAGCTGCCCCTGTCCGCTCTGGAGTGGGAGGAGTGGGGCAACCCCATCACGGACCCGGCCGTCTATGCCTACATGAAGTCCTACACGCCCTACGAGAACGTGCGCTCCGTTGCGTACCCGAAGATCGCCGCGGTGACCTCCTTCAACGACACGCGTGTCCTTTACGTGGAGCCCGCTAAGTGGGTACAGGCGCTGCGGTCCACGACGACCGGGACCGAGCCGATCGTGATGAAGATCGAAATGGACGGCGGCCACGGCGGAGCGTCCGGCCGGTATGTCCAGTGGCGCGAGCGGGCGTGGGACTACGCGTTCATCGCCGACTCCCTCGGCGCCACCGAACTGCTGCCGGGGGCGGGCCTGAAATAG
- a CDS encoding SRPBCC family protein, producing MSLPAGHAVPSPGDAEEYPVAVIEESVLISRPPQEVFDFLTKTSNIPVWDSSVIQAEQVGDGPVQVGTRFKGTSKIMGRRFDWVTENIQFEPPSKTVIRSVEGPMTFTISYSLEPQGAEGTRLTYSIDADSGLGGVFGKLADSFVQKAHSRTVRANLETLADLLAEHPDHGQNGG from the coding sequence TTGAGCCTACCTGCCGGCCACGCCGTGCCGTCACCAGGCGATGCCGAGGAGTATCCCGTGGCCGTTATCGAGGAAAGTGTTCTCATCTCCCGCCCGCCTCAGGAAGTGTTCGATTTCCTGACCAAGACCTCAAACATCCCCGTCTGGGACTCGTCGGTTATCCAGGCAGAACAGGTGGGGGACGGGCCCGTCCAAGTGGGCACGCGGTTCAAAGGCACCAGCAAAATCATGGGCAGGCGCTTCGACTGGGTCACCGAAAACATCCAGTTCGAGCCGCCGTCGAAAACGGTGATCCGGAGCGTGGAAGGGCCCATGACCTTCACCATTTCGTACAGCCTGGAGCCACAGGGCGCCGAGGGGACACGCCTGACCTACAGCATCGACGCCGACTCCGGCCTCGGCGGCGTGTTCGGAAAGCTGGCTGATTCGTTTGTTCAGAAAGCCCACAGCAGGACCGTCCGGGCCAACCTGGAGACGCTCGCGGACCTGCTGGCCGAGCATCCCGATCACGGCCAGAACGGCGGCTAA
- a CDS encoding DUF2945 domain-containing protein gives MSLRKGTSVEWNTPQGPTHGKIVEKKTSDFELDGNQHRASDAEPQYVVESAKTGARAAHKASALTEKD, from the coding sequence ATGTCGCTACGCAAGGGAACCTCCGTGGAATGGAACACGCCCCAGGGACCCACCCACGGGAAGATCGTGGAGAAGAAGACCAGCGATTTCGAACTGGACGGGAACCAGCACCGGGCCAGCGACGCAGAACCACAGTACGTTGTGGAGTCCGCCAAGACAGGGGCCCGGGCCGCCCACAAGGCGTCGGCCCTGACCGAGAAGGACTAG
- a CDS encoding NAD(P)/FAD-dependent oxidoreductase has translation MTATAHHDVLVIGGGNAGISLAARLHRYGVTDIAVVEPKDHHLYQPLFSHIAGGRAKASEAIRSQASVTPKGVEWIHDAALVVNAAADTVTLESGEQVTYNHLVVCPGMQLDWDKIPGLAAAVHSPFGASHYDFELAPKAWTLLSSLKSGTAVFTMPSGPAKCAGAAQKPMYLACDYWKEHGVLDKIRVVMVQPYPSIYGVPGVDEELNRKIAEYGIELRLNSELTAVDPLGRTVVISDNAAGTTEEIRYDVLNAVPPQSAPDWLKATDLPAPGNDGGFVQVNPETLRHVRYPNVWSLGDAAATTNSKCGGALRKQTKVLAKNLMDARKGAPLTAKYNGYAVCPFTVSGSTVVFAEFDADYRPMPTIPKIPTWKESRASWVVDRDVFPQVYWNLILKGRA, from the coding sequence ATGACCGCCACGGCGCATCACGACGTCCTCGTTATCGGCGGCGGCAACGCCGGAATCTCCCTGGCGGCACGGCTCCACCGCTACGGCGTGACTGATATCGCCGTCGTCGAACCCAAAGACCACCACCTGTACCAGCCGCTCTTCTCGCACATCGCCGGCGGCCGGGCGAAAGCGTCCGAGGCGATCCGTTCGCAGGCTTCCGTCACCCCAAAAGGTGTCGAATGGATCCACGACGCAGCCCTGGTTGTCAACGCGGCAGCAGACACCGTCACGCTGGAGTCCGGCGAGCAGGTCACCTACAACCACCTGGTGGTCTGCCCTGGCATGCAGCTGGACTGGGACAAGATTCCGGGCCTGGCAGCCGCCGTCCACTCGCCCTTCGGCGCCTCGCATTACGACTTCGAGCTGGCCCCCAAAGCGTGGACCCTGCTCAGCAGCCTCAAGTCCGGCACCGCGGTGTTCACCATGCCCTCCGGTCCGGCCAAGTGCGCCGGGGCGGCCCAAAAACCCATGTATCTGGCCTGCGATTACTGGAAGGAACACGGAGTCCTCGACAAAATCCGTGTGGTCATGGTCCAGCCGTACCCGAGCATCTATGGGGTCCCCGGCGTGGACGAGGAACTCAACCGGAAGATCGCCGAATACGGCATCGAGCTGCGCCTCAACAGCGAACTGACAGCGGTGGACCCGCTCGGACGGACCGTGGTGATCAGCGACAACGCCGCGGGGACCACCGAGGAAATCCGCTATGACGTCCTGAACGCTGTTCCCCCGCAGTCGGCACCGGACTGGCTCAAGGCCACGGATCTGCCGGCCCCGGGGAACGACGGCGGATTTGTACAGGTGAACCCGGAGACCCTCCGGCACGTCCGCTACCCCAACGTGTGGTCGCTGGGCGACGCCGCCGCAACCACTAATTCCAAGTGCGGCGGCGCGCTGCGCAAACAGACCAAGGTGCTGGCAAAAAACCTCATGGATGCCAGGAAAGGCGCGCCGCTGACAGCGAAGTACAACGGCTACGCGGTGTGCCCGTTCACGGTGTCCGGCTCAACCGTGGTGTTCGCCGAGTTCGACGCCGACTACCGGCCCATGCCCACCATCCCCAAGATCCCCACATGGAAAGAGAGCCGCGCGTCCTGGGTGGTGGACCGCGACGTCTTCCCGCAGGTCTACTGGAACCTGATCCTCAAGGGCCGGGCATAG
- a CDS encoding metallophosphoesterase family protein, with amino-acid sequence MTSRINQPTLSRRAALAAAGTLGALGITVSAAAAGKAAPGAKAPKPTLAFRPDGTFKVVQFNDTQDDEQTDRRTIELMDRTLDAEKPDFVVINGDVINGGCDSELDVKQALNHVVKPMESRRIPWAITFGNHDEDSAQRTGTTEARMLQFLQSYAHNVNADSVPGLTGTSNSQLLVQSSRSKDPVFGLWLIDTGRYAPDAINGQDFEGYPDWDWVRMDQVTWYRNQSIATEQKYGKKIPSLMWGHIALHEHRNMWFASIDSRTEADHARAVAKHSIVGERNEDECPGPFNSGLFNAFLERGDVRGYFVGHDHVNTYVGDYYGVQLGYGPGTGFGAYGLDGAERNRLRGARVFELDEGHPGVYKDTRLVFAKDFGIDLTANDQPIVPVPLDPAQS; translated from the coding sequence GTGACTTCACGCATCAACCAGCCCACACTCAGCAGGCGAGCGGCCCTGGCGGCAGCCGGAACGCTCGGGGCGCTGGGAATCACAGTGTCCGCTGCAGCCGCGGGCAAGGCTGCCCCCGGCGCGAAGGCGCCCAAACCCACGCTTGCCTTCCGCCCGGACGGCACGTTCAAAGTGGTGCAGTTCAACGACACGCAGGATGACGAACAGACGGACCGCCGCACCATAGAGCTCATGGACCGGACCCTGGATGCGGAGAAGCCGGACTTCGTGGTGATCAATGGCGATGTCATCAACGGCGGATGCGACTCGGAGCTGGACGTCAAACAGGCGCTCAACCACGTGGTCAAACCGATGGAAAGCCGCCGGATTCCGTGGGCCATCACGTTCGGCAACCATGACGAGGATTCCGCGCAGCGGACGGGGACGACCGAAGCCAGGATGCTTCAATTCCTGCAGAGTTACGCCCACAACGTCAACGCCGACTCGGTGCCGGGCCTGACCGGTACGTCCAACTCGCAGCTGCTGGTCCAGTCCTCGCGATCCAAGGATCCTGTCTTCGGCCTCTGGCTCATTGACACCGGCCGGTACGCGCCGGACGCCATCAACGGCCAGGACTTTGAAGGTTACCCCGACTGGGACTGGGTACGCATGGACCAAGTCACCTGGTACCGGAACCAGTCCATCGCCACGGAGCAGAAGTACGGCAAGAAAATCCCCTCCCTGATGTGGGGCCACATCGCCCTGCACGAGCACCGCAACATGTGGTTCGCCAGCATCGACTCGCGTACTGAAGCAGATCACGCCCGCGCCGTCGCCAAGCACAGCATCGTCGGCGAGCGCAATGAGGACGAGTGCCCGGGACCCTTCAACTCCGGGTTGTTCAACGCTTTCCTGGAGCGCGGGGACGTCCGGGGGTACTTCGTGGGGCACGACCACGTCAACACCTACGTCGGTGACTATTACGGCGTGCAGCTTGGCTACGGTCCGGGAACGGGATTTGGGGCCTACGGGCTGGACGGCGCCGAGCGGAACCGGCTGCGTGGCGCCCGCGTCTTCGAACTGGACGAGGGCCACCCCGGAGTCTACAAGGACACGCGGCTCGTTTTCGCCAAAGACTTTGGCATTGACCTGACGGCGAACGATCAGCCGATCGTTCCGGTCCCGCTGGACCCGGCCCAAAGCTGA
- a CDS encoding acetate kinase produces the protein MLVLVINSGSSSLKYQVRDVAAGSVLTEGLIEKIGMGNGGDGDGEIEGPRDHAEALEQVDAAIHAELGDLELAAVGHRVVHGGERFAEPVLVDNEITRAIERLNPLAPLHNPANVLGIRAISKKWPDMPQVAVFDTAFHRSLPEHAWRYAVPDSLYTEHGIRRYGFHGTSHEYVTHRAAALLDLPVEEFDGVIAHLGNGASVTAIRGGKSVDTSMGFTPLEGLVMGTRSGDVDPSILVFLGRAGWTPEDIDTMLNRESGLKGLAGNNDMRSVVEASEAGNAKASMALAVTSYRLAKYIGGYHVAVGGAKALVFTAGIGENSHQFRTLVADKLGALGIELDAGLNSERSKEPRVISTPGSAIPVLVVPTDEEQAIAEATAAVVRSSAAP, from the coding sequence ATGCTTGTGCTCGTCATCAATTCCGGCTCGTCCTCGCTCAAGTACCAGGTCCGCGATGTTGCCGCGGGCAGTGTGCTGACCGAGGGGCTGATCGAGAAGATCGGCATGGGCAACGGCGGCGACGGCGACGGCGAGATCGAGGGCCCGCGGGACCACGCGGAGGCGCTGGAACAGGTGGACGCGGCCATCCACGCCGAGCTCGGCGACCTCGAACTGGCCGCGGTGGGGCACCGCGTGGTGCACGGCGGGGAGCGGTTCGCCGAACCGGTCCTGGTCGATAACGAGATCACCCGCGCCATCGAGCGCCTCAACCCGCTGGCCCCGCTGCACAACCCCGCCAACGTGTTGGGCATCCGCGCCATCAGCAAAAAATGGCCGGACATGCCGCAGGTTGCTGTGTTCGATACCGCCTTCCACCGCAGCCTCCCTGAGCACGCCTGGCGCTACGCCGTCCCGGACTCGCTTTACACGGAGCACGGCATCCGCCGCTACGGCTTCCACGGCACCTCGCACGAGTACGTAACGCATCGCGCCGCCGCGCTGCTGGACCTTCCGGTGGAAGAGTTCGACGGCGTCATCGCCCACCTGGGGAACGGCGCCTCCGTCACAGCCATCCGGGGCGGCAAATCCGTGGACACGTCCATGGGCTTCACCCCGCTCGAAGGCCTGGTAATGGGCACCCGCTCGGGAGATGTGGACCCTTCCATCCTCGTGTTCCTTGGCCGGGCCGGCTGGACCCCGGAGGACATCGACACCATGCTCAACCGCGAATCCGGCCTCAAGGGGCTCGCCGGCAACAACGACATGCGCTCCGTGGTGGAGGCGTCCGAAGCCGGGAACGCCAAAGCATCCATGGCCCTCGCCGTCACGTCCTACCGGCTGGCCAAGTACATCGGCGGCTACCACGTGGCCGTCGGGGGAGCGAAGGCCCTGGTGTTCACAGCGGGCATCGGGGAGAACTCGCACCAGTTCCGCACGCTCGTGGCGGACAAACTGGGTGCCTTGGGCATAGAGCTCGACGCCGGCCTGAACAGTGAGCGGTCCAAGGAACCCAGGGTGATTTCCACGCCCGGGTCCGCCATCCCTGTCCTGGTGGTTCCCACCGACGAAGAACAGGCGATCGCAGAGGCGACTGCCGCCGTCGTCCGTTCATCCGCTGCTCCGTAA
- a CDS encoding GTP-binding protein: protein MQLTVISSLDALCRQQACHEAAEANPGAVVVLHDLLENGVVIRRIASHCGLVERSETQLEHGCLSCTVRLDLVPAIERLLDRGEAEVIVGLPPAVSAEAAIGALRRCLSRPVTIVSAVLACTADTLEDHIWDRHTLFESGFTPVPEDQRTAGEFLIGELAFTDTVLLADVDLFPADPALRVRGTQLVRELAPHADVVEHAALIRPGRHNYQDALGRTVPGTVRIPASSSTSPFTTVTHRAQRPLHPERFRHALTTLAEGCCWLRGRLWIAAAPKCRIAIQGIGPRVWLENTGPWLADQDAGAVPDPLNHVDAHLDWHAEHGDRGSVLAATGEGIDPAEIARLLSACELTDAEMEAGFAGLADPFRLDSAPS from the coding sequence ATGCAACTCACAGTGATCAGTTCCCTGGACGCCCTGTGCCGCCAGCAGGCGTGCCACGAGGCGGCCGAGGCCAATCCCGGTGCCGTGGTGGTGCTTCACGACCTGCTGGAGAACGGCGTGGTCATCCGGAGGATCGCCAGCCACTGCGGACTTGTGGAGCGCTCCGAGACGCAGCTGGAACATGGCTGCCTAAGCTGCACCGTGCGGCTGGACCTGGTGCCCGCTATCGAGCGGCTGCTGGACCGCGGGGAGGCCGAGGTGATCGTCGGACTCCCTCCCGCAGTGTCCGCGGAGGCCGCGATCGGGGCGCTGCGGAGGTGTCTTTCCCGCCCGGTGACAATTGTGTCCGCGGTCCTTGCCTGCACCGCTGACACGCTGGAGGACCATATTTGGGACCGCCACACCTTGTTTGAGTCCGGGTTCACGCCGGTCCCCGAGGACCAGCGCACGGCGGGTGAATTCCTCATAGGCGAGCTGGCGTTCACTGACACCGTCCTGCTGGCGGACGTGGACCTGTTTCCGGCCGACCCCGCCCTGCGCGTTCGCGGCACCCAACTCGTCAGGGAACTGGCTCCGCACGCTGACGTCGTGGAACACGCCGCCCTTATCCGCCCGGGCCGCCACAACTACCAGGACGCCCTCGGCCGGACAGTGCCGGGCACAGTCCGGATCCCGGCGTCGTCCTCCACCTCACCGTTCACCACCGTGACGCACCGCGCCCAGCGTCCGCTGCACCCTGAACGGTTCCGGCACGCCCTGACCACTCTCGCGGAGGGATGCTGCTGGTTGCGCGGCCGCCTCTGGATCGCCGCCGCACCGAAGTGCCGGATCGCCATCCAAGGCATCGGCCCGCGTGTCTGGCTCGAAAATACCGGGCCGTGGCTGGCCGACCAGGACGCCGGCGCGGTGCCGGATCCCCTGAACCATGTGGACGCCCACCTGGACTGGCATGCGGAACACGGGGACCGCGGCAGCGTGCTGGCCGCGACCGGCGAAGGCATCGACCCCGCGGAAATTGCCCGGCTGCTCTCCGCGTGCGAGCTCACCGACGCGGAGATGGAAGCCGGATTCGCCGGACTGGCCGATCCGTTCCGGCTCGACTCCGCTCCATCCTGA
- the ykgO gene encoding type B 50S ribosomal protein L36 has protein sequence MKVRNSLRALKKVPGAQIVRRRGRTFVINKKNPRMKARQG, from the coding sequence ATGAAAGTCAGAAATTCCCTCCGAGCCCTGAAAAAGGTTCCCGGCGCCCAGATCGTCCGACGCCGGGGCCGCACCTTTGTGATCAACAAAAAGAATCCGAGGATGAAAGCCCGTCAGGGCTGA